A genomic segment from Pseudomonas sessilinigenes encodes:
- a CDS encoding NAD(P)/FAD-dependent oxidoreductase, with product MRPIHPAPRAVDGSHQVLIVGGGAAGIAVAASLLSRDPHLDVAIIDPADTHYYQPGWTLVGAGVFSAESTRRDMASLMPKGVKWLRQAVSRFEPEHNALVLADERVLAYDQLIVCPGLKLDWAAIDGLPQALGKHGVTSNYRYDLAPYTWELVQQLQQGQALFSQPPMPIKCAGAPQKAMYLSCDHWLRQGRLGAIKPRFMNAGGVLFGVADYVPALMEYVKKYAIDLDFGHNLVAVDGPAQRATFVRTLADGTQETLERPFDMLHVVPPQCAPDFIRQSPLADAAGWVDVDPHSLRHKRFANIHGLGDATNTSNAKTAAAARKQAPVVANNVLVALKRLTRLAHYDGYGSCPLTVERGKIVLAEFTYGGKLAPSFPAWLLDGRQPTRRAWWLKEMILPPLYWRGMLKGHEWLAHPTLATDTSQA from the coding sequence ATGCGTCCCATCCACCCTGCCCCGCGTGCCGTCGACGGCAGCCACCAGGTGCTGATCGTCGGCGGCGGTGCCGCCGGTATCGCCGTCGCCGCCAGCCTGCTGTCCCGCGATCCCCACCTGGACGTGGCGATCATCGACCCCGCCGACACCCACTACTACCAACCCGGCTGGACCCTGGTGGGCGCCGGGGTGTTCAGCGCCGAATCCACCCGCCGCGACATGGCCTCGCTGATGCCCAAGGGGGTCAAGTGGCTGCGCCAGGCGGTCAGCCGCTTCGAGCCCGAGCACAATGCCCTGGTGCTGGCCGACGAGCGCGTGCTGGCCTATGACCAGTTGATCGTCTGCCCCGGCCTCAAGCTCGACTGGGCAGCCATCGACGGCCTGCCCCAGGCCCTGGGCAAGCACGGCGTGACCTCCAACTACCGCTACGACCTGGCGCCCTACACCTGGGAGCTGGTGCAGCAACTGCAACAGGGCCAGGCGCTGTTCAGCCAGCCGCCGATGCCGATCAAGTGCGCCGGCGCGCCGCAAAAGGCCATGTACCTGTCCTGCGATCACTGGTTGCGCCAGGGCCGCCTGGGCGCGATCAAGCCGCGCTTCATGAACGCCGGCGGCGTACTGTTCGGCGTCGCCGACTACGTGCCGGCGTTGATGGAATACGTGAAGAAGTACGCCATCGACCTGGACTTCGGCCACAACCTGGTGGCGGTGGACGGCCCGGCCCAGCGCGCGACCTTCGTCCGCACCCTGGCCGATGGCACCCAGGAAACCCTGGAACGGCCGTTCGACATGCTGCACGTGGTGCCGCCACAGTGCGCCCCGGACTTCATTCGCCAGAGCCCCTTGGCCGACGCTGCCGGCTGGGTCGACGTCGACCCCCACAGCCTGCGCCACAAGCGCTTCGCCAATATCCACGGCCTGGGCGACGCCACCAACACCAGCAATGCCAAGACCGCCGCGGCCGCGCGCAAGCAAGCGCCGGTGGTGGCCAACAACGTGCTGGTGGCCCTCAAGCGCCTGACCCGGCTGGCCCATTACGACGGCTACGGCTCCTGCCCGCTGACCGTGGAACGGGGCAAGATCGTCCTCGCCGAGTTCACCTACGGCGGCAAGCTGGCCCCCAGCTTTCCCGCCTGGCTGCTGGACGGGCGCCAGCCGACCCGGCGCGCCTGGTGGCTGAAGGAGATGATCCTGCCACCGCTGTACTGGCGCGGCATGCTCAAGGGCCACGAATGGCTGGCACACCCGACCCTGGCCACGGACACCTCCCAAGCATGA
- a CDS encoding DUF1652 domain-containing protein has translation MITQAQLRACIEQRLAPLACSFTTAGDGTLTLRVFEPHSGRVDLVASGLSLKALRSEADVVKMIDELLYELDSNSLGRIDLTP, from the coding sequence GTGATTACCCAGGCGCAGCTACGGGCCTGTATCGAACAGCGCCTGGCGCCACTGGCTTGCAGCTTCACCACGGCGGGCGACGGCACCCTGACCCTGCGGGTGTTCGAGCCCCACAGCGGCCGGGTCGACCTGGTGGCCAGCGGGCTCAGCCTCAAGGCCCTGCGCAGCGAGGCCGATGTGGTGAAGATGATCGACGAACTGCTCTATGAGCTGGACAGCAACTCCCTGGGGCGCATCGACCTGACGCCCTGA
- a CDS encoding GNAT family N-acetyltransferase: protein MITIREAEQRDLEALQTIGRATYREHFASIWSAEGMQRFLDQDFAPQALEQSLAARHEHLWLLALNAQQAPIGFAKLNWNRPMPGSDMIGAELQKIYLLKSQAGQGHGRVLLDHVLQRASQGGARCLWLDVLKSNAGARRFYESAGLRQVGEVPFSTDLEQIGMWVMARDLPAPTL, encoded by the coding sequence ATGATCACCATCCGTGAAGCCGAACAACGCGATCTGGAAGCGTTGCAGACCATAGGCCGCGCCACCTACCGCGAGCATTTCGCCTCGATCTGGAGCGCCGAGGGCATGCAGCGTTTTCTCGACCAGGACTTCGCGCCCCAGGCGCTGGAGCAATCCTTGGCCGCCCGGCACGAACATTTGTGGCTGCTGGCCCTCAACGCGCAGCAGGCACCCATCGGCTTCGCCAAGCTCAACTGGAACCGGCCCATGCCCGGCAGCGATATGATCGGGGCCGAGCTGCAGAAGATCTACCTGCTCAAGTCCCAGGCCGGCCAGGGCCATGGCCGGGTGCTACTGGACCACGTGTTGCAACGGGCCAGCCAGGGCGGCGCGCGCTGCCTGTGGCTGGACGTGCTCAAGAGCAACGCCGGCGCCCGGCGCTTCTATGAAAGCGCCGGCCTGCGCCAGGTCGGCGAAGTACCCTTCAGCACCGACCTGGAACAGATCGGCATGTGGGTAATGGCCCGCGACCTGCCCGCCCCCACCCTGTAG
- a CDS encoding trimeric intracellular cation channel family protein, whose product MPGRLDNIVLVADLAGTAVFAVEGAISAMRAQLDLLGVMVIAFIVALGGGVTRDLLIGASPPKAVADWRYPALALVMGGLAFVFHEGVLGISEPLLILLDAAGLGLFAVAGTQKALNVGISSFVATLMGTVTGVGGGVIRDIVLARIPLVLQVDLYASSAFIGAATLILARRLGLAPMACAWLAGSACFALRMLSVHYGWQLPRA is encoded by the coding sequence GTGCCCGGTCGTTTGGACAATATCGTCCTGGTGGCGGATCTGGCCGGTACCGCGGTGTTCGCCGTGGAAGGCGCGATCAGCGCCATGCGCGCCCAGCTCGATCTACTGGGGGTGATGGTGATTGCCTTCATCGTCGCCCTTGGCGGTGGCGTCACCCGTGACCTGTTGATCGGCGCCAGCCCGCCCAAGGCGGTGGCCGACTGGCGCTATCCGGCCCTGGCCCTGGTGATGGGTGGGCTGGCCTTCGTGTTCCATGAAGGGGTGCTGGGGATTTCCGAGCCGTTGCTGATCCTGCTGGATGCGGCGGGGCTGGGGCTGTTTGCCGTGGCCGGCACGCAGAAGGCCTTGAACGTCGGCATCTCGTCGTTCGTGGCGACCCTGATGGGCACCGTGACCGGGGTCGGTGGCGGGGTGATCCGCGACATCGTGCTGGCGCGCATTCCCCTGGTCTTGCAGGTGGATTTGTACGCCAGCTCGGCCTTCATCGGCGCGGCCACCCTGATCCTCGCCCGACGCCTGGGGCTGGCGCCCATGGCCTGCGCCTGGTTGGCCGGCAGTGCGTGTTTCGCCCTGCGCATGCTCTCGGTGCACTACGGCTGGCAATTGCCCCGGGCCTGA
- a CDS encoding sensor histidine kinase, with protein MSSLNPSKGWRSSSSRLLALYSSLFVAWSCILMGVLYYEVSNYLDSLAKHSLMQRQHLFARFEGEQLVEALATSMTFDMRAIDAYGLFDAQRRPLSGPIREIPEDLPLDGKIHELKNCIDSDDPSLPRDSCDAVATLTRDGRWLVLVRDNGSLFAVTRIILHALLWGISLTIIPGAAGWHLLRRRPLRRIRQIQASADAIVAGDLTRRLPLSNRRDELDMLAAIVNAMLERIERLMHEVKGVCDNIAHDLRTPLTRLRAQLYRLQQQAEEGSPQALQMDQLLAEADTLMARFRGLLRISELEDRRRRSGFLELDPLPLLQELHDFYLPLAEEGRLSLVLEVPPSLPRMVGDRALLFEALANLLSNSIKFTPPGGEVILRGLDDGGSPRLEVLDSGPGIPPAERAAVFRRFYRVDENNAQGGFGLGLSIVAAIVDLHGFKLDVGTSERGGARLSLDCHPNLITE; from the coding sequence ATGTCATCGCTGAACCCCTCTAAGGGCTGGCGCTCTTCCAGCAGCCGCCTGCTGGCGCTCTACAGTTCGCTGTTCGTGGCCTGGAGCTGCATCCTCATGGGGGTGCTGTACTACGAGGTCTCCAACTACCTGGACAGCCTGGCCAAGCACTCGCTGATGCAGCGCCAGCACCTGTTCGCCCGCTTCGAGGGCGAGCAACTGGTGGAAGCCCTGGCCACCAGCATGACCTTCGACATGCGTGCCATCGACGCCTACGGCCTGTTCGACGCCCAGCGCCGGCCACTGAGCGGACCGATCCGCGAGATCCCCGAGGACCTGCCCCTGGACGGCAAGATCCACGAGCTGAAGAACTGCATCGACTCCGACGACCCGAGCCTGCCCCGGGACAGTTGCGATGCGGTGGCCACCCTGACCCGCGACGGCCGCTGGCTGGTGCTGGTGCGCGACAACGGCTCGCTGTTCGCGGTGACCCGGATCATCCTCCACGCCCTGCTCTGGGGGATTTCCCTGACCATCATTCCCGGCGCGGCCGGCTGGCACCTGCTGCGGCGCCGGCCGTTGCGGCGCATCCGGCAGATCCAGGCCAGTGCCGACGCCATCGTCGCCGGCGACCTGACCCGGCGCCTGCCGCTGTCCAATCGGCGCGACGAGCTGGACATGCTGGCGGCCATCGTCAACGCCATGCTCGAGCGCATCGAGCGGCTGATGCATGAGGTCAAGGGTGTGTGCGACAACATCGCCCACGATCTGCGCACCCCATTGACCCGTCTGCGGGCCCAGCTCTATCGCCTGCAACAGCAGGCCGAGGAAGGCTCGCCCCAGGCGTTGCAGATGGACCAGTTGCTGGCGGAAGCCGACACCCTGATGGCGCGCTTTCGCGGGTTGCTGCGGATCTCGGAACTGGAAGACCGTCGGCGCCGTTCGGGTTTTCTCGAACTCGACCCCTTGCCGCTGCTGCAAGAGCTGCATGATTTCTACCTGCCCCTGGCCGAGGAAGGCCGCCTGAGCCTGGTGCTGGAGGTGCCGCCAAGCCTGCCGCGCATGGTCGGCGACCGGGCGCTGCTGTTCGAGGCCCTGGCCAACCTGTTGAGCAACTCGATCAAGTTCACCCCGCCGGGTGGTGAGGTGATCCTGCGTGGCCTGGACGACGGCGGCAGCCCGCGCCTGGAAGTACTCGACTCCGGCCCCGGGATTCCCCCGGCGGAGCGCGCCGCGGTGTTCCGGCGCTTCTACCGGGTCGACGAAAACAACGCCCAGGGCGGCTTTGGCCTGGGCCTGTCGATCGTCGCGGCGATCGTCGACCTGCACGGCTTCAAGCTCGACGTCGGCACCAGCGAACGCGGCGGCGCCCGCCTGAGCCTGGACTGCCACCCCAACCTGATCACCGAATAG
- a CDS encoding sigma-54 interaction domain-containing protein produces MSLIATDLANLRMSALVSYLEHDPQPSIVLDTDYNIIAANAAYQRQFGVAGKPHVGAKCYRVSHQFAVPCDQAGEHCPMRKAHDSRVPERMLHIHHTPRGPEHVDVELRPIIDASGAVVAYVERLSSVAVASVQPQQHGLVGRSPAFNEALGALQRAAPAPIPVLLQGESGTGKELFARALHDGSPRAAGPLVVVDCTGLTESLLESELFGYEKGAFTGALQRKIGLAEAAHGGTLFLDEIGEVPLAMQVKLLRLIESGSFRPVGSLRTVHSDFRLVAATHKPLKEMVAAGTFRQDLYYRISAFPIRLPALRERSDDLPLLIDSLLRRLDPGAMLRLDPPALEQLRLYAFPGNIRELRNILERARLFSDDGVIRLQDLPPELRSSQPAAPVARRRGGKDLEQLAHALEVFDGSRAELAKALGLSERTLYRRLKALGL; encoded by the coding sequence ATGTCCCTGATCGCCACCGACCTTGCCAATTTGCGGATGTCTGCCCTGGTGTCCTACCTGGAGCACGATCCTCAACCGAGCATAGTGCTGGACACCGACTACAACATCATTGCCGCCAATGCGGCCTACCAGCGCCAGTTCGGTGTGGCCGGCAAGCCCCATGTGGGCGCCAAGTGCTACCGGGTGTCCCACCAGTTCGCGGTGCCGTGCGACCAGGCCGGCGAACACTGCCCGATGCGCAAGGCCCACGACAGCCGGGTGCCGGAACGCATGCTGCACATCCACCACACCCCGCGCGGGCCGGAGCACGTGGATGTGGAGCTGCGACCGATCATCGATGCCAGCGGGGCGGTGGTGGCCTATGTCGAGCGCCTGAGTTCGGTGGCGGTGGCCTCGGTGCAGCCGCAGCAACATGGCCTGGTGGGGCGCTCGCCGGCATTCAATGAAGCCCTTGGCGCCCTGCAGCGGGCGGCGCCGGCGCCGATCCCGGTGCTGCTGCAAGGCGAGTCGGGCACCGGCAAGGAGTTGTTCGCCCGCGCCCTGCATGACGGCAGCCCGCGGGCCGCTGGGCCGCTGGTGGTGGTGGACTGCACCGGCCTGACCGAGAGCCTGCTGGAAAGCGAGCTGTTCGGTTACGAGAAGGGTGCCTTCACCGGGGCCCTGCAACGCAAGATCGGCCTGGCCGAAGCGGCCCACGGCGGCACGCTGTTCCTCGATGAAATCGGCGAGGTGCCGCTGGCGATGCAGGTCAAGCTGTTGCGGTTGATCGAGTCCGGCAGTTTTCGTCCGGTGGGCAGCCTGCGCACCGTGCATTCGGACTTTCGCCTGGTGGCCGCGACCCACAAGCCGCTCAAGGAAATGGTTGCGGCCGGCACCTTCCGCCAGGACCTGTACTACCGCATCAGCGCCTTCCCGATCCGCTTGCCGGCCCTGCGCGAGCGCAGCGACGACCTGCCGCTGCTGATCGACAGCCTGCTGCGCCGGCTCGACCCGGGGGCGATGTTGCGGCTCGATCCGCCGGCCCTGGAGCAACTGCGGCTGTACGCCTTCCCGGGCAATATCCGCGAGTTGCGCAATATCCTGGAGCGGGCGCGGTTGTTCAGCGACGACGGGGTGATCCGCCTGCAGGACCTGCCGCCGGAGCTGCGCAGTTCCCAGCCTGCGGCCCCGGTGGCCCGGCGTCGCGGCGGCAAGGACCTGGAGCAGCTGGCCCACGCCCTGGAAGTGTTCGACGGCTCGCGCGCCGAACTGGCCAAGGCCCTGGGCCTGAGCGAACGCACCCTGTACCGCCGGCTCAAGGCCCTGGGCCTGTAG
- a CDS encoding Csu type fimbrial protein, whose amino-acid sequence MSGRSLALLALPALLASMVVWGDPSPISRAFRVQAMVTNGCAFGTRLSNNNYDLGLLDFGTLGSLARPVDIASAAGAGSIVLTCTPGMTVSVALDNGLNASGSQRYLKHISANQRLAYQLYQDPAYSRVWGSGAQARTIVDFPPGTQAYQVYARLLAVTRMPPAGSYHDTVTVTLAF is encoded by the coding sequence ATGTCCGGCCGTAGTCTGGCGCTGCTGGCGTTGCCGGCCTTGTTGGCCTCCATGGTCGTATGGGGCGATCCGTCGCCGATCAGCCGCGCCTTCCGGGTCCAGGCCATGGTCACCAATGGCTGTGCCTTCGGCACCCGCCTGAGCAACAACAACTACGACCTGGGGTTACTGGATTTCGGCACGCTGGGCAGCCTCGCCAGGCCGGTGGACATCGCCAGTGCCGCAGGAGCCGGCTCCATCGTGTTGACCTGCACCCCGGGCATGACGGTCTCGGTGGCCCTGGACAATGGGCTCAATGCCAGTGGCAGCCAGCGCTACTTGAAACACATCAGCGCCAACCAGAGGCTCGCCTATCAGTTGTACCAGGACCCGGCCTATTCCCGGGTCTGGGGTAGCGGGGCCCAGGCCCGGACCATCGTCGATTTCCCGCCCGGCACCCAGGCCTACCAGGTCTATGCCCGGCTCCTGGCCGTGACTCGCATGCCGCCCGCCGGCAGCTACCACGACACCGTCACCGTCACCCTGGCGTTCTGA
- a CDS encoding CsbD family protein, whose protein sequence is MASEQLKGKVDKAAGKAQAMVGELLDDEPMQARGMAREAAGQLQEHYGEVLDRGLRWARERPLASVALLAGVGLLAGLLLRRR, encoded by the coding sequence ATGGCTAGCGAGCAGCTCAAGGGCAAGGTGGACAAGGCGGCAGGCAAGGCCCAGGCGATGGTGGGTGAACTGCTGGACGATGAGCCGATGCAGGCTCGGGGCATGGCCCGGGAAGCGGCGGGCCAGTTGCAGGAGCACTACGGCGAGGTGCTGGACCGGGGCTTGCGTTGGGCCCGGGAGCGCCCGCTGGCCAGCGTGGCGTTGTTGGCGGGTGTCGGCCTGCTGGCCGGCCTGTTGCTGCGGCGTCGCTGA
- a CDS encoding MBL fold metallo-hydrolase, with protein sequence MIISDTLRVEAFFDSHTWTISYLVMDLATRRCALIDSVLDYDPKSGRTRTESADRLVARVRELEAQVDWILETHVHADHLSAAAYLKEQLGAQVAIGDQITRVQKVFGALFNEAPVFARDGSQFDVLLADGSEFAIGQLTARAMHTPGHTPACMTYLVQVGEEQVAFVGDTLFMPDYGTARCDFPGADARTLYRSIGKILALPPQTRLFMCHDYLPNGRELQYMTTVAEQRANNIHIHQGVDEDSFVKMREARDATLDMPVLILPSVQVNMRSGHFPEPEDNGVSYLKIPLNTL encoded by the coding sequence ATGATCATCAGCGACACGCTGCGTGTAGAAGCCTTTTTCGACAGCCACACCTGGACCATCAGCTACCTGGTGATGGACCTCGCCACGCGCCGCTGCGCCCTGATCGACAGCGTGCTGGACTACGACCCCAAGTCCGGCCGCACCCGCACCGAGTCCGCCGACCGCCTGGTGGCCCGGGTCCGGGAGCTTGAGGCGCAGGTCGACTGGATCCTGGAAACCCACGTCCACGCCGACCACCTCTCGGCCGCCGCCTACCTCAAGGAGCAGCTCGGGGCCCAGGTGGCCATCGGCGACCAGATCACCCGGGTGCAGAAAGTCTTCGGCGCGCTGTTCAACGAAGCCCCGGTGTTCGCCCGTGACGGCAGCCAGTTCGACGTGCTGCTGGCCGACGGCAGCGAGTTCGCCATCGGCCAGCTCACCGCCCGGGCCATGCACACCCCGGGGCACACCCCGGCGTGCATGACCTACCTGGTGCAGGTGGGCGAAGAGCAAGTGGCCTTCGTCGGCGACACCCTGTTCATGCCCGACTACGGCACCGCCCGCTGCGACTTCCCCGGTGCCGACGCGCGAACCCTGTACCGCTCCATCGGCAAGATCCTGGCCCTGCCACCGCAAACGCGGTTGTTCATGTGCCACGACTACCTGCCCAACGGCCGCGAGCTGCAATACATGACCACCGTGGCCGAACAGCGGGCCAACAACATCCACATCCACCAGGGCGTTGACGAGGACAGCTTCGTGAAGATGCGCGAAGCCCGTGACGCGACCCTGGACATGCCGGTGCTGATCCTGCCCTCGGTGCAGGTCAACATGCGCAGCGGGCACTTCCCCGAGCCCGAGGACAACGGCGTGAGCTACCTGAAGATCCCCCTGAACACCCTATAA
- a CDS encoding Csu type fimbrial protein, with protein MNLNPVHLAAVSCLIGWSPTQAQVATITLKATLLPACEAGAVDSGGPIGFGTLDFGQYASLDNAISVTGQQGAGSIRVKCVTGQSYSIRLDGGLHGTVAQRRMANAANASSTLIYNLYSDRPGGTVWDDVVGVNAVGNGSDQWYPIHGVVPAQATPGAGTYRDTVNVTIGW; from the coding sequence ATGAACCTGAACCCTGTTCATCTGGCAGCAGTGTCCTGCCTGATTGGCTGGAGCCCGACCCAGGCTCAGGTTGCCACCATTACCCTGAAGGCCACGTTGCTCCCGGCCTGTGAGGCGGGGGCGGTCGACAGCGGCGGCCCCATCGGCTTCGGTACCCTGGATTTCGGCCAGTACGCTTCGCTGGACAACGCCATCAGCGTGACGGGGCAACAAGGGGCCGGCTCGATCCGGGTCAAGTGCGTCACTGGCCAGTCCTATTCCATCCGGCTCGATGGCGGCCTTCACGGCACGGTTGCCCAACGCAGGATGGCCAATGCGGCCAACGCCTCCAGTACCCTGATCTACAACCTGTACTCCGACCGGCCTGGGGGCACCGTCTGGGACGATGTGGTGGGAGTCAATGCTGTCGGCAATGGCAGTGACCAGTGGTATCCCATTCATGGGGTGGTGCCTGCGCAAGCAACGCCTGGCGCGGGTACCTATCGCGACACCGTCAACGTGACCATCGGCTGGTGA
- a CDS encoding response regulator transcription factor yields MTRILTIEDDAVTAREIVAELSSHGLDVDWVDNGREGLVRAVSGDYDLITLDRMLPELDGLAIVTTLRTIGVSTPILMISALSDVDERVRGLRAGGDDYLTKPFASDEMAARVEVLLRRKNTVKDFDTSLRVADLELNLISREATRAEQLLSLLPTEYKLLEFLMRNTGQILSRMMIFEEVWGYHFDPGTNLIDVHIGRLRKKIDPPGMAPLIRTVRGSGYVIAEPL; encoded by the coding sequence ATGACCCGCATTCTGACCATTGAAGACGACGCCGTAACGGCCCGGGAAATCGTCGCTGAACTGAGCAGCCACGGCCTGGACGTGGACTGGGTGGACAACGGCCGCGAAGGCCTGGTGCGCGCCGTCAGCGGCGACTACGACCTGATCACCCTGGACCGCATGCTGCCTGAATTGGACGGCCTGGCCATCGTCACCACCCTGCGCACCATCGGCGTGTCGACGCCAATCCTGATGATCAGCGCCCTGTCCGATGTCGACGAACGCGTGCGCGGCCTGCGCGCCGGCGGCGACGACTACCTGACCAAACCCTTCGCCTCCGACGAGATGGCGGCCCGGGTCGAGGTGCTGCTGCGGCGCAAGAACACGGTCAAGGATTTCGACACCAGCCTGCGGGTGGCGGACCTGGAGCTGAACCTGATCAGCCGCGAGGCGACCCGCGCCGAGCAACTGCTGAGCCTGCTGCCCACCGAATACAAGCTGTTGGAATTCCTGATGCGCAACACCGGGCAGATCCTCTCGCGGATGATGATCTTCGAGGAGGTCTGGGGTTATCACTTCGACCCGGGGACCAACCTGATCGACGTGCACATCGGCCGCCTGCGCAAGAAGATCGACCCACCCGGCATGGCCCCGCTGATCCGCACCGTGCGAGGCTCGGGTTATGTCATCGCTGAACCCCTCTAA
- a CDS encoding helix-turn-helix transcriptional regulator, producing MSQAVLATETNRRQLQQIISGLSDGVILIETDKARSLLWANEAALAMHGVSEVSQLGANAREYAKRYALRYRNNHPLALDSYPISRVAAGETFSDVVVEVQAEIEGEARHWVHRVRSMILSDRGGAPESLVLILSDATDWASAEQRFEKTFSANPAPAVICRLSDLRYIKVNQGFLEMTGYARDQVIGRSVYELDVLEDAEHKDLAIERLGQGATIPQMQAELRLPEGGSKLVIVAGQPLDINDEDCMLFSFMDLEPRRKAEVALRQSEERFARSFRLTPVPTLVCSAEQQIVDVNEAFLNTCGYSSEELLGKTLDSIGFIAEQAAARQLFSQLEKSGHVMGQDLKVRKKGAELIDCVAYADTVVIQDQPSYLLVLMDISDRKRSELELVGAIEEVMRDASWFSQTLIEKLANVRNSRGPGAPGTSSADLTAREREVLGLLYQGLADKEIAAQLQLALNTVRNHVATLYSKLGVHSRGEAIVWARERGLFAGALAGGPR from the coding sequence ATGAGCCAGGCCGTACTTGCCACCGAAACCAATCGCCGCCAATTGCAGCAGATCATCTCGGGACTGTCCGACGGGGTGATCCTGATCGAGACCGACAAGGCCAGGAGCCTGCTCTGGGCCAATGAGGCGGCACTGGCCATGCACGGGGTCAGCGAAGTCAGCCAGCTGGGCGCCAATGCCCGGGAATACGCCAAGCGTTATGCCTTGCGCTATCGCAACAACCATCCCCTGGCGCTGGACAGCTACCCCATCAGCCGGGTGGCCGCCGGCGAGACCTTCAGCGATGTGGTGGTGGAGGTCCAGGCTGAGATCGAGGGTGAAGCCAGGCACTGGGTGCACCGGGTGCGCAGCATGATCCTCAGCGACCGCGGCGGCGCCCCGGAATCGCTGGTGCTGATTCTCAGCGATGCCACCGACTGGGCCAGCGCCGAGCAGCGCTTTGAGAAGACCTTCAGCGCCAACCCGGCGCCGGCGGTGATCTGCCGCCTCAGCGACCTGCGCTACATCAAGGTCAACCAGGGTTTCCTGGAAATGACCGGCTACGCCCGGGACCAGGTGATCGGCCGTTCGGTGTATGAGCTGGATGTGCTGGAGGACGCCGAGCACAAGGACCTGGCCATCGAGCGCCTGGGGCAGGGCGCGACCATTCCGCAGATGCAGGCCGAACTGCGCCTGCCCGAGGGCGGCAGCAAGCTGGTGATCGTCGCTGGCCAGCCCCTGGATATCAACGACGAAGACTGCATGCTGTTTTCCTTCATGGACCTGGAGCCGCGGCGCAAGGCCGAGGTCGCCCTGCGCCAGAGCGAGGAGCGCTTCGCCCGCTCGTTCCGCCTGACCCCGGTGCCGACCCTGGTGTGCAGCGCCGAGCAGCAGATCGTCGACGTCAACGAAGCTTTCCTCAACACTTGCGGCTACAGCAGCGAGGAGCTGCTGGGCAAGACCCTCGACAGCATCGGTTTCATCGCCGAGCAGGCGGCGGCCCGGCAGTTGTTCAGCCAGCTGGAGAAGAGCGGCCACGTCATGGGCCAGGACCTCAAGGTGCGCAAGAAGGGCGCCGAGCTGATCGACTGCGTGGCCTACGCCGACACCGTGGTGATTCAGGACCAGCCCAGCTACCTGCTGGTGTTGATGGATATCAGCGATCGCAAGCGTTCCGAACTGGAGCTGGTGGGTGCCATCGAGGAGGTGATGCGCGACGCTTCCTGGTTCAGCCAGACCCTGATCGAAAAACTCGCCAATGTCCGCAACAGCCGTGGCCCTGGCGCCCCGGGCACGTCCTCGGCCGACCTGACCGCCCGCGAGCGTGAAGTCCTGGGGTTGCTCTACCAGGGCCTGGCGGACAAGGAGATCGCCGCCCAGTTGCAACTGGCCCTCAATACCGTGCGCAACCACGTGGCGACCCTGTATTCCAAGCTTGGCGTGCACAGCCGTGGCGAGGCCATCGTCTGGGCCCGGGAGCGCGGGTTGTTCGCTGGCGCCCTGGCGGGCGGGCCGCGTTGA
- a CDS encoding fimbrial biogenesis chaperone has translation MPRCPLVSSPGHWLLAGLLLLCGQAQAASAVLIWPVNPAIEADQGATALWLENRASQPVTLQVRVLAWTQEQFQDLYRSQQAVIPSPPFVTVEAGRRQLIRLIRLGAVPSVSEQAYRVLIDEVPDGSEPAPKQAGLALQFQMRYSIPLFISGAGIWTQPRADLDRDPASATRPQLAWRLVEEGGQRYLQVRNDGAVHARLSRVRWEGGGRSLPLLDGLLGYVLPGQQMRWLLPPGLAPGKGMSLMLQLSDNDAVVRVPGY, from the coding sequence ATGCCCCGTTGCCCATTGGTGTCGAGCCCCGGTCATTGGCTGTTGGCCGGGCTGTTGCTCCTGTGCGGCCAGGCCCAGGCCGCCAGTGCAGTGCTCATCTGGCCGGTCAACCCGGCCATCGAGGCCGATCAGGGGGCCACCGCCTTGTGGCTGGAAAATCGCGCCAGCCAGCCGGTGACCTTGCAGGTGCGGGTGCTGGCCTGGACCCAGGAGCAGTTCCAGGACCTCTACCGAAGCCAGCAGGCGGTGATCCCCAGCCCGCCTTTCGTCACGGTCGAGGCTGGGCGCCGGCAATTGATCCGGCTGATTCGCCTGGGCGCTGTGCCCAGTGTGTCGGAGCAGGCCTACCGGGTACTGATCGATGAAGTCCCCGACGGCTCCGAGCCGGCGCCGAAGCAAGCTGGCTTGGCCTTGCAGTTCCAAATGCGCTACTCGATACCGTTGTTCATCAGTGGCGCTGGGATCTGGACCCAGCCACGGGCCGACCTGGACCGCGACCCCGCCAGCGCCACCCGGCCGCAGCTGGCCTGGCGCCTGGTGGAGGAGGGTGGCCAGCGTTACTTGCAGGTGCGCAATGACGGGGCGGTGCATGCGCGGCTCAGCCGCGTACGCTGGGAGGGCGGGGGGCGCAGCCTGCCGCTGCTGGATGGCTTGCTCGGTTACGTGTTGCCCGGCCAGCAGATGCGTTGGTTGCTGCCACCGGGATTGGCCCCGGGCAAAGGCATGAGCCTGATGCTGCAGTTGTCCGATAACGACGCGGTGGTCCGCGTTCCTGGTTACTGA